The Nicotiana tomentosiformis chromosome 9, ASM39032v3, whole genome shotgun sequence genome contains the following window.
cttgtttaggaccataaattttaaaaatatttattttttattaaatttcgtatctagtcaaataaattcacacaaattgaaacggagggagtacaatttcttttttaaaaacaaatcttAGTAGTCTAGTTGTAACCTACGCGATCTTTTTATGTTATTGGGTTTCCCACCTCGTAAACCAGTGAGTATTGGATTTCACACCTCGTAGTCCCTGGCTATTTTCCCTTTCTCCCAAGTAAAATAATagagaaaaaaataaatgaaCAAAAACAATCCATTCAAACAAAACGACGTCGGCTTCGATGGTAGAGTAAAATTAGACACCCGCACGTCACTTCTGTCTCTTACAATTACAAAATCTGTCCCCAAAATCTCCGAAACTAATTTTCACAATCCCTGACAGAAGTAAAAGAGCTGAAGTTGTCGTCGGGGCCGGAGATGGAAACAACAACCGGAGACGGAATCAGGCGGTCAAAGGTCTTAGCTTTGGTGGCAATTCTGCTATTCAGTTTCGTGAACGACCTAACGGCGTTATCTGTAACGGTTAACGACGAGGAATGCGTGTACGAGTACGTTCTCTATGAAAATGACACGATTTCTGGAAACTTCGTAGTCGTTGATCATGACATTTTTTGGAGCTCCGATCATCCCGGCATCGATTTCGTCGTATGTCTTCTTTTTTTTCTAGCTTAATTGTGTATTTATTTTTTCTCAATATACTATACGCCATTACTTGTGAACTGTTTTTGAGATTGATTACACGTTATCGTTATCGGATCCACTTGTTTTTCActtagttgattttttttttttagatttaGCTCTTTTGAGATTTTTTATAGATTTGATAGATAACAATTATAAGAGCTGTTGCATGTATAATTCTTCACAGGAAAACGTTTATACTGTATATAAAATTGCTGTTGAAATTTGTTTATCTAAAGATGAATTGTTGTTGAAATTCAGATAGACCGTAAAGGtttcctcttttttctttttcttttttaaatgtaAATTAAGGTAAATATTGAATTATCTTTAAGTGAAGTGAACCTCGGTGAAGGCAGCGGTGGATCCAAGATTTGAACTTTATGGGTTCGAGTTCGAAATTCTATTACAACCTATTTGATTTACTGTGTTCAAAATCTATTATTTCTGCTTATTTAGCGATTTTGTTTTTTACATACTAGACTTGAATGAATCCATAACTTGTACACTGCGTATGTCCCTCCGGGAAAGAGAATAGTTTTCTCTATTAATTATTTTGCAGTAATCAAGATTCAAGTGTTTAGTTTTCTGAAATTCTCAAAGCATAGAGCAGGAATTTTGACTTTACACTGAAGGGAGGAAAATTGCTTATTCACTTCTTCCTAGTATTATGTTTTAGGATCCTTGAGTTGGTTTGAATGTTTTGCTTCAATGACCGGACATTCTGCTACTTACTGCCATCACTTGCTTTTTGTTTAGATATTAGCCTCACTTTTGGCTGCTTATTATTTGCACCTGCTAATCATCCCACAATACCAGCAATTTCGGCCATTTTAACTTAAATGAAATAGTGAAAATCAATCAGTCAACTATGCCTCAATTCCAAATCTGTTGAGGTTAATTTCACTCTAATACTAAATGATTTGCCTTATTGTCTTCAGTGGCGAAGTCACATGGTCACAAGGGTCGTCGAAAAATTGCACTGTGTATGTAggtaaaatattacgttttagatgtatataacacatattgaacaccctttgtcgGGAATTTcttttcacttctttcaaattTGAATACCCTTGAGAAAATTCCTAGCTTCGTCACTGATTGTCTTCCCTCACTAAAGTATTATACAACAACAACTAAGCCTCAATCCGAAACAAGTTGGGGCTCATTAATGTTTCATGATTTCCAAATTTCTACTCTCCTAACTATGTTCATACTTCATACCTCCGGCTAGCTTGATAGCATCTTTGGCTGACCAACAAACGTATGTCTAATTATGAGTCATACTATCTCATCGTTTGGTCCTAGAGGCCAGACAAAATCAAGCTTCAGAGAATTAGACAAGCTCTTGGATTAGCTCTTTCAATCTGTATATATCCTATTCTTAAGGAACCAGCCATTGCCTTTTGGCTCTCGCCCTCGCTAGTGTAGACATACCCTTTATCATGCTCATCTTACATGCATTGTTTCATTCATCATCTTTGGAGCCATCCGTTGCTGAACCACTAATTTATGGATCACTATTTATTGAGGATTTTACGCCAGACTTGGTATTGCTCAACTGGGGGTTTGAGTAGTCCATACAGTTTTGAGAAATTTTACTAGAGCCTGTCAGAGGCAGATCTAGGATTTCTAGTACATGGGTGCACTACtaaaaaaaaggaggaaaaaaTGTATTTAGCGGGAATTGATCCCTATTCCTCTTAGTAATTAACTTAACCTTCAACCAAGTGCACCATTCAACCTTCTTGAAGCATGGGTGCCAACAGTTAATATTATACCAATTTtagaaaataagtaaaaaaaaaaattgtaaagtTTTTGtaaaaacgaaaaatttaattCGATTTTCTCTCCTATTTACTACGGCCATAAAATGTCTAATTTTGCTGAGAGACcatgggttcacgtgccccatATTTTTGCCTATAAATCCGCCCCTGCTTGCTTCATAGCACTGTACTCCGCTTTCATTTCAATTGGCTGAACCTCATTTGACTCGAAGATATcttattttcttttataaaaGCCCTTAACCTTTTTTGTTCTGGTGCTTGACCAGATTCATTGTCATAAGAAATTTTATTCATAAACCTGAAATCTCTTTTTCAAATACCACACATGATTTCTCAACTATCCTCCAACTATACAACCTTTGCTTTCCTCTACCTGATATTTTTTTTTCTCCTCTTTTCTCACCTTGTAGCCTCTTCAACATGCACAAATAACCGTTATTCTTCTCTTTGCAAACTCACATGTAATCCCCTGTTCCAATCAATCAGCCCTATCACTGGAGTGCTGTTGTCATAAGCTTGCTCAAGGCACACTTAAGCCCAGAGGTTAGGTACAAAAGAGGCTATGAGCTTAGCTTGCTTAGATGGCGCGGCATCAAGGGATTAAGCTGCGCGCCTCATCCCATGGGCTCGCTTAGTAAACAGTAAACATTTTTTCTAATTATaaattttctcaatttttttagTAATGATTGTTTGGGTTTAAGTAATTATTCTTGAAgtacaaatttattttattttttcccctTTATTTGAGCCTTTGGGTAAAGTATAAGAAAGATGCTCCAGGACCAGAAGTTAGTCTTTGTTTGGTGGTGATGACAAGTCATGGGAATCCAGCACATGTTAATGTCAAAAAAATTATTATACAGTAACAGACAGCTTCCACCTCTTAGCCATGTCTGCACTTGATGTGACTACTAATGAGAGCTTATTACCTCATTGTTAAGATGTTCTTATTTGTTTACTTTCTCCGCAACCTCTTAGTGAAAAAGAGATCACGAATCTTTCGTATTAAGTCTTGTTACTCATGCAGGTGACAGCGCCCGGGGAAAATGTTGTACACACAATGAAGGGAACATCTGGGGATAAATTTGAGTTCAAGGCCCCTCGGAGTGGAATGTACAAGTTCTGTTTTAAGAATCCTTATTCAACACCAGAAACTGTCTCTTTCTACATACATATTGGACACATCCCCAATGAGCATGACCTTGCTAAAGATGGTTGGTCTTATTTGCCATGTTATTGTTTTATCattaatattttagaaatattaATTTCTGCTTTTACACAAATTTGGTTCCATTGGTGACAAGAGACTGATATATTCTTTATGGTATTTCAGTAGCTGTTATGCATTATGTTTTTGGCTGATATGTTCTTATATGTATTGCTGGGATAGTGGGATATTATGTATTATGTTTTTTGACTGATATGTTCTTTATGCATTGCTAGGATTAGCTGCAGACTGTTATATTTTATTCACGTCCCTTTTCTTTTCTCATTTAACATTGACTAACCTTTGTGCAGAACATTTGGACCCCATTAATGTCAAAATTGCTGAACTAAGAGAGGCATTGGAGTCAGTTACTTCAGAGCAGAAGTACCTAAGAGCACGTGATGTTCGTCATCGTCATAGTAAGACTTCATTCTTTTTTTGATAAGGACTTTATTGCTCTTTTATTAGAAATGGATATAAACTTGATTGGTTTTCCTTTCTCCTAGTGTGCCGAATGTCATTTGTGTGGTAAATGCTTTGACGGCATTGAGACCGACTAGCTTATAGAACCTGGATTGATGGATGCCAGCAGTAGGCAACTGTCTATTTTATATTTGAACCAATTAATGCTACTTCTGAAAATGGTGCTGCAAAAATGGGCCCTGTGGTGACTTAACAACAATGTATTT
Protein-coding sequences here:
- the LOC104121504 gene encoding transmembrane emp24 domain-containing protein p24beta3, coding for METTTGDGIRRSKVLALVAILLFSFVNDLTALSVTVNDEECVYEYVLYENDTISGNFVVVDHDIFWSSDHPGIDFVVTAPGENVVHTMKGTSGDKFEFKAPRSGMYKFCFKNPYSTPETVSFYIHIGHIPNEHDLAKDEHLDPINVKIAELREALESVTSEQKYLRARDVRHRHTNESTRKRVIFYTIGEYLLLILASGLQVVYIRQLFSKSVGYNRV